In one window of Mus pahari chromosome 3, PAHARI_EIJ_v1.1, whole genome shotgun sequence DNA:
- the Smtnl1 gene encoding smoothelin-like protein 1 gives MERTEGNSSENGTTVSPTAGNLGTPGSQGTAEEVDEGTVGASDKGGSPDGAEHLCKAASESSASGGSPGKASVLDELKTDLQGEARGKEEAKADPAEEKVGKEDTTAASQEDTGKKEETKPEPSEVREKEEAMLVSEKQKVDEKETNLESKEKTDVNDKAKPEPKEDAGAEVTVNEAETESQKEADVKDQAKPELPEVDGKETGSDTKETGSCTKELVEPERPTEEQRQGKENESEERAAVIPSSPEEWPESPTDEGPSLSPDGLAPESTASGETSPSASESSPSEVPESPTEPQPSEKKKDRAPERRVSAPSRPRGPRAQNRKAIMDKFGGAASGPTALFRNTKAAGAAIGGVKNMLLEWCRAMTRNYEHVDIQNFSSSWSSGMAFCALIHKFFPEAFDYAELDPTKRRHNFTLAFSTAEKLADCAQLLEVDDMVRLAVPDSKCVYTYIQELYRSLVQKGLVKTKKK, from the exons ATGGAACGGACAGAAGGGAACTCCTCTGAGAATGGGACCACTGTCTCCCCAACTGCAGGGAATCTTGGGACACCAGGAAGTCAAGGCACTGCAGAGGAGGTGGACGAAGGCACAGTTGGGGCAAGTGACAAAGGAGGGTCTCCAGATGGAGCAGAACATTTGTGTAAAGCAGCATCTGAGAGTAGCGCATCAGGGGGGTCCCCGGGGAAAGCAAGTGTATTAGATGAGCTCAAGACAGACTTGCAAGGGGAggccagagggaaggaggaagccaaGGCTGACCCTGCCGAGGAGAAGGTTGGGAAGGAAGACACCACAGCGGCTTCTCAGGAAGACACtggtaagaaagaagaaacaaaacctgaACCCAGTGAAGttagggagaaagaggaggccaTGCTGGTCTCGGAGAAGCAGAAGGTTGATGAGAAAGAGACCAACCTAGAATCCAAGGAAAAAACGGATGTGAATGATAAGGCCAAGCCTGAACCCAAGGAGGATGCTGGAGCAGAGGTTACTGTCAACGAGGCTGAGACTGAGTCACAGAAGGAGGCTGATGTGAAAGACCAGGCCAAGCCTGAGCTTCCGGAAGTTGATGGGAAAGAGACCGGAAGTGATACAAAAGAGACCGGAAGTTGCACAAAGGAGTTGGTG GAGCCAGAGCGTCCCACTGAAGAGCAAAGGCAGGGTAAGGAAAATGAATCAGAAGAAAGGGCTGCAGTGATTCCCAGCTCCCCCGAGGAGTGGCCCGAGAGCCCCACAGATGAGGGGCCCAGCCTCAGCCCAG ATGGATTGGCTCCAGAGTCTACAGCATCTGGAGAGACCAGTCCTTCAGCCAG TGAATCTTCGCCCAGTGAGGTGCCTGAGAGTCCCACAGAGCCTCAGCCCTCGGAGAAAAAGAAGGATCGGGCACCAGAACGCAGAGTGTCGGCACCCAGCCGGCCCCGGGGGCCCCGTGCACAGAATCGGAAGGCCATCATGGACAAATTTGGCGG GGCAGCCTCTGGCCCCACTGCACTGTTCCGGAACACAAAGGCAGCCGGGGCAGCCATTGGTGGTGTGAAGAACATGCTTTTGGAGTGGTGCCGGGCCATGACGAGAAACTACGAG CACGTGGACATCCAAAACTTCTCCTCCAGCTGGAGCAGCGGCATGGCCTTCTGTGCCCTCATCCACAAGTTTTTTCCAGAAGCTTTTGACTATGCAGAGCTGGACCCAACAAAGCGCCGGCACAACTTCACCCTAGCTTTCTCGACTGCAGA AAAACTAGCCGACTGTGCCCAGCTGCTGGAGGTGGACGACATGGTGCGGCTGGCAGTGCCCGATTCCAAGTGTGTCTACACCTACATCCAGGAGCTATACCGTAGCCTTGTGCAGAAAGGACTGGTGAAGACGAAAAAGAAGTGA